In the genome of Pseudomonas bubulae, one region contains:
- a CDS encoding triacylglycerol lipase translates to MDDSANTKYPILLVHGLFGFGRIGPFNYFKGIKQALGGSGARVFVPIISAANNNETRGEQLLEYIRGVCSRTGATRVNLIGHSQGALTARYAAAVAPLMIASVTSVSGPNHGSEAADRLRQAFVPGSLPETVAAALTTSFSSFLSAITGHRQLPQHALEALNALTTEGVAAFNLKYPQGLPATWGGMGPEQVNDVLYYSWSGIIKGSRLSESLNLLDPLHNACRIFGSFFTRESKQNDGLVGRFSSHLGHVIGSDYAMDHLDTINHLARMNRTRIDPVAHYLDHARRLKAAGA, encoded by the coding sequence ATGGACGACTCAGCCAATACCAAGTATCCGATATTACTGGTACACGGCCTCTTCGGTTTCGGCCGCATAGGCCCATTCAACTACTTCAAAGGCATCAAGCAAGCGCTCGGCGGATCGGGCGCCCGGGTTTTCGTACCGATCATCTCGGCCGCCAACAACAACGAGACCCGGGGCGAGCAGCTGCTTGAATACATACGCGGGGTTTGCTCGCGCACCGGGGCAACACGGGTCAACCTGATCGGCCACAGCCAGGGTGCCCTGACAGCCCGCTATGCGGCAGCCGTGGCCCCCCTTATGATCGCCTCCGTCACCTCCGTCAGCGGTCCGAATCATGGCTCCGAAGCAGCAGACCGCTTGCGCCAGGCCTTCGTGCCCGGATCGCTCCCCGAAACCGTCGCCGCCGCCCTGACCACCTCGTTTTCCAGTTTCCTGTCAGCGATCACCGGCCACCGGCAATTACCGCAACACGCCCTTGAAGCCCTCAACGCGCTGACCACCGAAGGCGTTGCCGCCTTCAACCTGAAATACCCCCAGGGCCTGCCCGCCACTTGGGGCGGCATGGGCCCCGAGCAGGTCAATGACGTTCTTTATTACTCATGGAGCGGCATCATCAAGGGTTCACGGTTGTCGGAGTCGCTAAATCTGCTCGACCCTCTACACAATGCCTGCCGCATCTTTGGCAGTTTCTTCACCCGCGAGAGCAAACAGAACGACGGGCTGGTCGGACGTTTCAGCTCGCATCTGGGCCATGTGATCGGTTCGGACTATGCAATGGACCACCTGGACACCATCAATCACCTGGCCAGAATGAACCGCACACGCATTGACCCTGTCGCCCATTACCTCGATCACGCCAGACGACTAAAGGCAGCGGGAGCATAA
- a CDS encoding DNA-binding protein encodes MTGIRTAAQAKAWLEHQGKSVQEFAREHGIDPATTYQVLAGRKKGKRGEAHKVAVLLGMKDGIIPSQGTHLTEAKDDELA; translated from the coding sequence ATGACCGGAATTCGTACCGCTGCACAAGCCAAGGCATGGCTGGAACACCAGGGAAAGTCCGTTCAAGAGTTCGCTCGGGAACATGGCATAGACCCGGCTACCACTTATCAAGTGCTCGCCGGGCGCAAAAAGGGGAAACGTGGTGAAGCCCACAAGGTAGCGGTTCTTCTGGGCATGAAGGACGGGATCATTCCGTCTCAGGGCACGCATCTGACAGAAGCTAAGGATGATGAGTTAGCTTGA
- a CDS encoding acyl-CoA dehydrogenase family protein, which translates to MQDIELSEEQVMIRDMARDFARREIAPHAQAWEKAGWIDDALVAKLGELGLLGMVVPEEWGGTYVDYVAYALAVEEISAGDAATGALMSIHNSVGCGPILKYGSEAQKQTWLAELASGQTIACFCLTEPQAGSEAHNLRTRAELRDGQWVITGAKQFVSNGKRAKLAIVFAVTDPDLGKKGISAFLVPTATPGFIVDRTEHKMGIRASDTCAVTLNSCSVPEANMLGERGKGLAIALANLEGGRIGIGAQALGIARAAFEAALGYARDRVQFDKAIIEHQSVANMLADMQTRINAARLLILHAARLRSAGKPCLSEASQAKLFASEMAEYVCSKAIQIHGGYGYLEDYPVERYYRDARITQIYEGSSEIQRMVIARELKNYLL; encoded by the coding sequence ATGCAAGACATCGAACTGAGCGAAGAACAAGTGATGATCCGCGACATGGCTCGCGACTTTGCCCGGCGTGAAATCGCTCCCCATGCCCAGGCCTGGGAAAAAGCCGGCTGGATCGACGACGCGCTGGTGGCCAAGCTTGGCGAACTGGGGTTGCTGGGCATGGTGGTGCCGGAGGAATGGGGTGGCACTTATGTCGATTACGTCGCCTACGCCCTGGCCGTGGAGGAAATCTCAGCGGGCGATGCCGCTACCGGCGCCCTGATGAGCATCCACAATTCGGTGGGCTGCGGGCCGATACTGAAATACGGCAGCGAGGCACAAAAACAGACCTGGCTGGCGGAGCTGGCCAGCGGCCAGACCATCGCCTGCTTCTGTCTGACCGAACCCCAGGCCGGCTCCGAAGCCCATAACCTGCGCACCCGCGCCGAGTTGCGTGACGGTCAATGGGTGATTACCGGTGCCAAGCAGTTTGTCAGCAATGGCAAGCGCGCCAAACTGGCCATTGTCTTTGCGGTAACCGACCCTGATCTGGGCAAAAAAGGTATTTCGGCGTTTTTGGTACCCACCGCCACCCCCGGTTTTATTGTCGACCGCACCGAACACAAAATGGGCATCCGCGCCTCGGACACCTGCGCGGTAACCCTCAACAGCTGCAGCGTGCCTGAAGCCAATATGCTCGGCGAGCGCGGCAAGGGGCTGGCCATTGCCCTGGCCAACCTGGAAGGCGGGCGAATCGGCATTGGCGCCCAGGCATTGGGCATCGCCCGTGCGGCCTTCGAGGCAGCACTGGGTTACGCCCGTGACCGGGTGCAATTTGACAAGGCGATCATTGAGCACCAGAGCGTGGCCAATATGCTCGCCGACATGCAGACCCGCATCAATGCGGCACGCCTGCTGATCCTGCATGCGGCGCGCCTGCGCAGCGCGGGCAAGCCCTGTCTGTCAGAAGCTTCGCAAGCCAAACTGTTTGCTTCGGAAATGGCCGAGTATGTGTGTTCCAAAGCCATCCAGATCCACGGTGGCTATGGCTACCTTGAAGACTATCCGGTGGAGCGCTACTACCGCGATGCGCGGATTACCCAGATTTATGAAGGGTCGAGCGAGATTCAGCGCATGGTGATTGCGCGGGAGCTGAAGAATTATCTGCTTTAG
- the uvrC gene encoding excinuclease ABC subunit UvrC, which produces MTDVFDASAFLSTCSGRPGVYRMFDSDARLLYVGKAKHLKKRLASYFRKTGLAPKTAALVARIAQIETTITANETEALLLEQTLIKEWRPPYNILLRDDKSYPYVFLSDGQYPRLSIHRGAKKLKGKYFGPYPSAGAIRESLSILQKTFLVRQCDDSYFKNRTRPCLQYQIKRCKAPCVGLVDPQEYAEDVRHSIMFLEGRSSALTDELNAAMEQAASTLDFERAAEVRDQISLLRRVQDQQSMEGGNGDVDVIAAFVNPGGACVHLINVRGGRVLGSKNFFPQVGIEEDVAEVMAAFLGQYYISSPERDLPSELIVNVEHESFGAIIDAIAELRGRELAISYRVRGTRARWQQLAVTNAEQALMARLTNRLHVAARFEALAQVLKLDEIPQRLECYDISHSSGEATVASCVVFGPEGPIKSDYRRFNIEGVTPGDDYAAMHQALMRRFSRLKEGEGKLPDILLVDGGKGQMSMARDVLNELAVPDLILLGVAKGTTRKAGFETLYLNDAAHEFTLKGDSPALHLIQQIRDEAHRFAITGHRARRGKTRRASTLEGIAGVGPTRRRDLLKHFGGLQELSRASIEEIAKAPGISKKLAELIYANLHSE; this is translated from the coding sequence ATGACAGACGTGTTTGATGCAAGTGCATTTCTTTCGACCTGCAGTGGTCGACCCGGCGTGTATCGCATGTTCGACAGCGATGCGCGGCTTCTCTATGTGGGCAAGGCCAAGCACCTGAAAAAACGCCTGGCCAGCTATTTTCGCAAAACCGGCCTGGCGCCCAAGACGGCTGCACTGGTTGCGCGTATCGCGCAAATTGAAACCACTATTACCGCCAACGAAACCGAAGCGCTGTTGCTTGAGCAGACGCTTATCAAAGAGTGGCGTCCGCCGTACAACATCCTGTTGCGCGACGACAAGTCCTACCCCTATGTGTTTTTGTCGGATGGTCAATACCCGCGGCTGAGTATTCACCGCGGTGCCAAAAAACTGAAAGGCAAGTATTTCGGGCCTTACCCCAGCGCCGGCGCCATCCGTGAAAGTCTGAGTATCCTGCAGAAGACTTTTCTGGTGCGTCAGTGCGACGACAGCTACTTCAAAAACAGAACGCGACCTTGCTTGCAGTACCAGATCAAGCGTTGCAAGGCGCCTTGCGTCGGCCTGGTTGACCCGCAGGAATATGCCGAGGACGTACGCCATTCGATCATGTTCCTTGAAGGGCGTAGCAGTGCCCTGACCGATGAGTTGAACGCAGCCATGGAACAGGCTGCCAGCACGCTGGACTTCGAGCGTGCCGCTGAGGTGCGTGACCAGATTTCCTTGCTGCGCCGGGTTCAGGACCAGCAAAGCATGGAGGGCGGTAACGGCGACGTGGACGTAATTGCCGCTTTCGTCAACCCGGGCGGCGCCTGTGTGCACCTGATCAACGTGCGCGGCGGGCGTGTGCTGGGCAGCAAGAATTTTTTCCCTCAGGTAGGTATTGAGGAAGATGTCGCCGAAGTCATGGCGGCCTTTCTTGGCCAGTACTACATCAGCAGCCCCGAGCGCGACCTGCCCAGCGAGTTGATCGTCAACGTGGAGCATGAGAGCTTCGGGGCGATTATCGATGCAATCGCCGAGCTGCGTGGCCGAGAGCTGGCGATCAGCTATCGTGTGCGCGGCACCCGGGCGCGCTGGCAGCAGTTGGCGGTCACCAATGCCGAGCAAGCGCTGATGGCCCGCCTGACCAATCGCCTGCATGTGGCGGCGCGTTTTGAAGCCTTGGCCCAGGTATTGAAACTCGACGAGATTCCGCAGCGCCTGGAGTGCTATGACATCAGCCACTCCAGCGGCGAGGCCACTGTGGCGTCCTGCGTGGTGTTTGGCCCCGAGGGGCCGATCAAGTCCGACTACCGGCGCTTTAACATTGAAGGTGTCACGCCAGGCGACGACTATGCCGCCATGCACCAGGCACTGATGCGGCGCTTCAGTCGACTCAAGGAGGGAGAGGGTAAACTGCCGGACATTCTTCTGGTCGACGGTGGCAAGGGGCAGATGTCGATGGCCCGTGATGTGCTGAATGAATTGGCAGTACCCGACCTGATTTTGCTTGGCGTGGCCAAAGGTACGACGCGCAAGGCCGGTTTTGAAACGCTTTACCTGAATGATGCGGCCCATGAATTCACCCTCAAGGGTGACTCGCCGGCCTTGCATCTGATCCAGCAAATCCGTGACGAGGCCCACCGCTTTGCAATTACCGGGCACCGGGCGCGACGCGGAAAAACCCGTCGAGCCTCAACGCTGGAAGGCATTGCAGGGGTAGGGCCGACCCGCCGCCGAGATTTATTGAAACATTTTGGTGGCTTACAGGAGCTATCTCGTGCAAGCATCGAGGAGATCGCCAAAGCACCCGGGATCAGTAAAAAGCTCGCTGAGTTGATTTATGCAAACCTGCACAGCGAGTAG
- the uvrY gene encoding UvrY/SirA/GacA family response regulator transcription factor, whose translation MIRVLVVDDHDLVRTGITRMLADIEGLQVVGQAESGEESLLKARELKPDVVLMDVKMPGIGGLEATRKMMRSHPDIKVVAVTVCEEDPFPTRLLQAGAAGYMTKGAGLAEMVQAIRQVFAGQRYISPQVAQQLALKSFQPASDSPFDALSEREIQITLMIVGCQKVQVISDKLCLSPKTVNTYRYRIYEKLSVKSDVELALLAVRHGMVDAG comes from the coding sequence TTGATTCGGGTTCTAGTGGTCGATGACCACGATCTTGTGCGTACAGGGATCACACGAATGCTGGCCGATATCGAAGGTCTGCAGGTGGTCGGTCAGGCCGAGTCCGGCGAAGAGTCGTTGCTCAAGGCTCGTGAATTGAAGCCGGATGTGGTCCTGATGGATGTCAAAATGCCTGGCATTGGTGGTCTTGAGGCTACTCGCAAGATGATGCGCAGCCACCCGGATATCAAGGTTGTCGCTGTGACCGTGTGTGAAGAAGACCCTTTTCCTACGCGCTTGCTGCAAGCAGGCGCGGCGGGTTACATGACCAAAGGTGCCGGTCTGGCTGAAATGGTTCAGGCAATTCGCCAGGTGTTCGCAGGCCAGCGCTATATCAGTCCGCAAGTGGCACAGCAACTGGCGCTCAAATCTTTTCAGCCTGCCAGCGACTCTCCCTTCGATGCCTTGTCCGAGCGCGAAATCCAGATCACCCTGATGATTGTTGGCTGTCAGAAGGTTCAGGTTATTTCTGACAAGCTTTGTTTGTCGCCCAAGACGGTAAACACCTATCGCTACCGTATTTACGAGAAGCTCTCGGTCAAGAGCGATGTTGAGCTGGCCTTGCTGGCCGTTCGTCACGGCATGGTTGATGCTGGTTAG
- a CDS encoding 3-hydroxybutyrate dehydrogenase yields MSLTGKTALVTGSTSGIGLGIALSLAKAGANLILNGFGDPAKVIAEVEQFGVRVGHHPADVSDPAQIADMIDYAEREFGGIDILVNNAGIQHVASVEEFPVERWDSIIAINLSSVFHSTRLTLPGMRKRGWGRIVNIASVHGLVGSVGKAAYVAAKHGVIGLSKVVGLETATSNITCNAICPGWVLTPLVQKQIDQRISQGIDPYQAQHDLLAEKQPSLEFVTPPQLGELVLFLCSEAGSQVRGAAWNVDGGWLAQ; encoded by the coding sequence ATGAGCCTTACAGGTAAAACTGCATTGGTTACCGGCTCCACCAGCGGCATCGGCCTGGGTATCGCATTGAGCCTGGCCAAGGCCGGAGCCAACCTGATCCTCAACGGTTTTGGCGATCCGGCCAAAGTGATTGCCGAAGTCGAACAGTTCGGCGTCAGGGTAGGTCACCACCCCGCAGATGTCAGCGACCCGGCGCAGATCGCCGACATGATCGATTATGCCGAACGCGAATTCGGCGGCATCGACATCCTGGTCAACAATGCAGGCATTCAGCATGTAGCCAGCGTCGAAGAGTTCCCGGTAGAGCGCTGGGATTCGATCATCGCCATTAACCTGTCCAGCGTGTTCCACAGCACCCGCCTCACCCTGCCCGGCATGCGCAAGCGCGGCTGGGGGCGCATCGTCAATATTGCCTCGGTTCATGGCCTGGTGGGCTCGGTCGGCAAGGCCGCCTATGTCGCCGCCAAGCACGGGGTAATCGGCCTGAGCAAAGTGGTGGGCCTGGAAACCGCCACCAGCAATATCACCTGCAACGCCATTTGCCCGGGCTGGGTGCTGACGCCGCTGGTGCAAAAACAGATTGATCAGCGCATCAGCCAGGGCATTGACCCCTATCAGGCGCAGCACGACCTGTTGGCCGAAAAACAACCTTCGCTGGAATTCGTCACCCCGCCGCAACTGGGCGAGCTGGTGCTGTTTTTATGCAGTGAGGCTGGCAGTCAGGTACGGGGCGCGGCATGGAATGTCGATGGTGGCTGGCTGGCGCAATAA
- a CDS encoding OmpP1/FadL family transporter → MKKLFFKTTLGLAVALASSQLLASGLAINEQSISGMGTGFAGRSSSADDASTVYGNPAGMARLKQEQVSAGAALLVAKTDISHTRSTFGGKEDGDMVPLTAVPMGYYVKPIDEHWAFGVGFYVPFGLITDYGSGFAGRYFANKSKIQVMTFQPTVSYAFNDKVSIGFGPTINRIDGELTSQVPNALTPGSNDGKVKISGDDTAIGFNAGILVQATDSTRVGLTYHSKVSYNLKGTTKVTGGTFSLLGLSGQSYDAKLDLDTPESVDFSVTHQLNDDWTLYAGSTWTRWSRLKDITAQNSDVSPRLGGSLSTITEEQNWHDTWAHAIGVAYQLNPQWVLRTGLSVDESPTNNSNRSPRIPTGDRTAISFGAGWTPVSNMTIDLAYSYLWEDSTKVNDSSASKGAYSSTYKNSASGFGTSITYRF, encoded by the coding sequence ATGAAAAAACTATTCTTCAAGACCACCCTCGGTCTTGCCGTTGCACTTGCGTCGTCTCAGCTACTTGCCAGCGGTCTTGCAATCAATGAACAAAGTATCAGCGGTATGGGCACCGGTTTCGCCGGTCGATCGTCCTCCGCGGATGATGCCAGTACCGTTTACGGCAACCCTGCCGGCATGGCGCGCCTGAAACAGGAGCAGGTGAGTGCAGGTGCTGCCTTGCTCGTGGCGAAAACCGATATCAGCCATACCCGCAGTACCTTTGGCGGCAAGGAAGACGGCGATATGGTGCCGTTGACTGCGGTGCCAATGGGTTATTACGTCAAGCCGATTGATGAACACTGGGCTTTCGGTGTCGGTTTCTATGTGCCGTTTGGTTTGATTACGGACTATGGCAGTGGTTTCGCCGGCCGCTACTTCGCCAATAAAAGCAAGATTCAAGTCATGACGTTCCAGCCTACGGTCAGCTATGCCTTCAATGACAAGGTGTCGATCGGGTTTGGTCCGACCATCAACCGCATTGACGGTGAACTGACTTCACAAGTGCCAAATGCCCTTACCCCGGGCAGTAACGACGGCAAGGTGAAGATCAGCGGCGATGACACGGCCATCGGTTTCAACGCCGGCATCCTGGTACAGGCCACTGACAGCACCCGTGTGGGCCTGACGTATCACTCCAAGGTCAGTTACAACCTCAAGGGCACTACCAAGGTCACTGGCGGTACCTTCAGCCTGCTGGGCCTGAGCGGCCAGAGCTACGATGCCAAGCTGGACCTGGACACGCCGGAGTCCGTGGACTTCTCGGTCACTCACCAGCTCAATGATGACTGGACCCTGTATGCGGGGAGCACCTGGACCCGCTGGAGCCGCCTCAAGGATATTACCGCTCAGAACAGTGATGTCAGCCCGCGTCTTGGCGGCTCGTTGAGCACCATTACCGAGGAGCAGAACTGGCACGACACCTGGGCCCACGCCATTGGCGTCGCGTATCAGTTGAATCCGCAATGGGTGTTGCGCACGGGCTTGTCAGTCGATGAGTCGCCGACCAACAACAGCAACCGTTCGCCGCGTATCCCCACCGGTGACCGTACCGCCATCAGCTTCGGCGCTGGCTGGACGCCGGTGAGTAACATGACGATCGACCTGGCGTACTCCTACCTGTGGGAAGACAGTACCAAGGTCAACGACAGTTCGGCTTCCAAGGGCGCGTACAGCTCTACCTACAAAAACAGCGCGAGCGGTTTTGGTACTTCGATCACCTATCGTTTCTGA
- a CDS encoding helix-turn-helix domain-containing protein, translating to MSGIGLRLRQERERLGLSQKTFGEIGGVEANAQGKYENGDRAPKADYLSRVAARGVDVLYVLTGSPTPTLLDNLSHLEEKVLISYRVLHKEDQDAIRRLTTTLAELSAPQAAKERRDPKEVDPVKE from the coding sequence ATGAGTGGAATTGGTTTGCGCTTGCGGCAGGAGCGAGAGCGGCTAGGTTTGTCGCAAAAAACTTTTGGCGAAATCGGTGGTGTCGAGGCTAATGCCCAGGGCAAATATGAAAATGGTGACCGCGCACCCAAGGCAGATTACTTGTCGCGCGTTGCTGCCCGGGGTGTTGACGTGCTTTACGTGTTGACCGGCAGTCCAACCCCGACCCTGCTCGATAATTTGAGTCATCTTGAAGAGAAGGTGCTGATCAGTTACAGGGTGCTGCACAAGGAGGATCAGGACGCCATTCGCCGCCTCACCACTACCCTGGCAGAATTATCGGCACCTCAAGCGGCAAAGGAACGCCGTGATCCTAAGGAGGTAGATCCCGTCAAGGAATGA
- a CDS encoding 3-deoxy-7-phosphoheptulonate synthase has protein sequence MNASVSALPTVHAVSAPVTTRRLPTAAQLKQQLPLSDALRVQISSQRQAIRAILDGEDSRLLVVVGPCSIHDPVAALEYASNLAALAHDVRDDMLLVMRAYIEKPRTTVGWKGLAYDPHLDGSDDMAHGLTLSRELMLEMLRMGLPVATELLQPIAAGYFDDLLGWVAIGARTTESQIHREMASGLDLPVGFKNGTDGGVAIACDAMRSAAHSHRHFGIDSQGHPAIVETRGNPDTHLVLRGGHSGPNYDRANVAKARAGLEKSAIPARMMVDCSHANSGKDPLRQPQVFNDVLEQRLAGDHSLIGMMLESHLFEGCQSLGANMRYGVSVTDGCLGWDATEQLLRNAAHQLQTQRHTAKAIA, from the coding sequence ATGAACGCATCCGTATCCGCCCTGCCAACCGTACACGCCGTATCTGCCCCGGTGACGACCCGTCGCCTGCCCACGGCAGCACAACTCAAACAGCAACTGCCCCTCAGCGATGCCCTGCGCGTCCAGATCAGCAGCCAGCGTCAAGCCATTCGCGCCATCCTTGACGGTGAAGACTCCCGTTTACTGGTGGTGGTCGGCCCCTGCTCCATCCACGATCCCGTCGCCGCCCTGGAATACGCCAGCAACCTGGCTGCCCTCGCCCATGATGTGCGCGACGACATGCTGCTGGTAATGCGTGCTTACATTGAAAAACCGCGCACCACCGTGGGCTGGAAAGGCCTGGCCTACGACCCGCACCTGGACGGCAGCGATGACATGGCCCACGGCCTGACCCTTTCGCGCGAATTGATGCTGGAGATGCTGCGCATGGGCCTGCCGGTCGCCACCGAGCTATTGCAACCCATCGCCGCCGGCTACTTCGACGACTTGCTGGGCTGGGTAGCTATTGGCGCCCGCACCACGGAATCGCAAATCCACCGCGAAATGGCCAGCGGGCTTGATTTGCCGGTGGGCTTCAAGAACGGCACCGACGGCGGCGTGGCCATTGCCTGCGACGCCATGCGTTCCGCCGCCCACAGCCATCGTCACTTCGGCATCGACAGCCAGGGCCACCCGGCAATCGTCGAGACCCGTGGCAATCCCGACACCCATCTGGTGTTGCGCGGCGGCCACAGCGGTCCCAACTACGACCGCGCCAACGTCGCCAAGGCGCGTGCAGGGCTTGAGAAGTCCGCCATCCCGGCCCGCATGATGGTCGATTGCAGCCACGCCAACAGTGGCAAAGACCCGCTGCGCCAGCCGCAAGTCTTCAATGATGTGCTTGAACAACGTCTTGCCGGCGATCACTCGCTGATCGGCATGATGCTCGAAAGCCATTTGTTCGAAGGCTGCCAGTCCCTGGGTGCAAACATGCGCTACGGGGTCTCGGTGACCGATGGCTGCCTGGGCTGGGACGCGACCGAGCAACTGCTGCGTAACGCCGCACATCAGTTGCAAACACAGCGCCACACCGCCAAGGCCATCGCCTGA
- a CDS encoding enoyl-CoA hydratase/isomerase family protein produces MTAQVSSSPTPDIAQLQSTVLAEVRNHIGHLTLNRPGGLNAINLEMVRSLQQQLDAWVEDPQVKAVVLRGAGEKAFCAGGDIRSLYDSYQNNNTLHTLFFEEEYALDLTLHRYPKPVVALMDGFVLGGGMGLVQGADLRLVTERSKLAMPEVGIGYFPDVGGSYFLTRTPGQLGTYLGVSGVQIRAADALYCGLADGYLESTALTELDKGLDSLNWQKSPIDDLTALVARFAVTVLPDPPLARLRPLIDSVFAQVDMPRIIAHLRAVIAPETRDWANETADLLQTRSPLAMAVTLEMLRRGRALPLEQCFALELHLDRQWFDRGDLMEGVRALIIDKDKKPQWNPPSLDALDPAHVASFFTAFNAKGA; encoded by the coding sequence ATGACTGCTCAGGTTTCCTCCTCACCGACACCGGATATCGCGCAGCTGCAAAGCACCGTTCTGGCCGAGGTCCGCAACCATATTGGCCACCTGACCTTGAACCGCCCAGGCGGACTCAATGCCATCAATCTTGAAATGGTCCGCAGCCTCCAGCAGCAACTCGATGCCTGGGTCGAAGACCCGCAAGTCAAGGCCGTGGTACTGCGTGGCGCGGGCGAAAAAGCCTTCTGCGCGGGCGGAGATATACGCTCGCTGTACGACAGCTATCAAAACAACAACACCCTGCATACCCTGTTCTTTGAAGAGGAATATGCCCTCGACCTGACCCTGCACCGCTACCCCAAACCCGTTGTGGCCTTGATGGACGGCTTCGTTCTCGGCGGCGGCATGGGCCTGGTGCAAGGCGCGGATCTGCGCCTGGTTACCGAGCGCAGCAAATTGGCGATGCCGGAAGTGGGCATCGGTTATTTTCCTGACGTTGGCGGTAGCTACTTCCTGACCCGAACGCCAGGTCAGTTGGGCACTTACCTGGGCGTCAGCGGGGTCCAAATCCGCGCTGCCGATGCCTTGTACTGCGGGCTTGCTGACGGCTATCTGGAAAGCACCGCACTGACTGAACTGGACAAGGGCCTCGACAGCCTCAACTGGCAAAAATCCCCTATCGATGACCTGACCGCGCTGGTAGCCCGATTCGCCGTAACCGTATTGCCCGACCCACCGCTGGCCAGGTTGCGCCCGCTGATTGACAGCGTTTTCGCCCAGGTCGACATGCCACGGATTATCGCTCATCTGCGCGCTGTCATAGCCCCGGAAACTCGCGACTGGGCCAATGAAACCGCCGACTTGTTGCAAACCCGCTCGCCGCTGGCGATGGCCGTGACCCTAGAAATGCTGCGCCGTGGCCGAGCGCTGCCCCTTGAGCAATGCTTCGCCCTGGAACTGCACCTGGATCGCCAGTGGTTTGATCGCGGCGACCTGATGGAAGGCGTGCGTGCATTGATTATCGACAAGGACAAGAAACCGCAGTGGAACCCGCCCAGCCTGGATGCACTGGATCCAGCCCATGTCGCCAGTTTCTTCACCGCATTCAACGCCAAGGGAGCCTGA
- the pgsA gene encoding CDP-diacylglycerol--glycerol-3-phosphate 3-phosphatidyltransferase has protein sequence MNIPNLITVLRVLLIPFFILLFYLPYSWSYAAASSVFAFAAATDWLDGYLARRLEQSTPFGAFLDPVADKLMVAVALVLLVQEHHNVWLTLPAAVIIGREIVISALREWMAELGARAQVAVSNMGKWKTAAQMLALVILLANPSDFSFWVLVGYGLLLVAAGLTLWSMLQYLRAAWPHLKTTSVK, from the coding sequence ATGAATATCCCTAATTTGATCACCGTACTACGCGTTCTACTTATTCCTTTCTTCATTTTGTTGTTTTACCTGCCTTACAGCTGGAGTTATGCAGCCGCCAGCTCAGTCTTCGCCTTTGCGGCGGCGACCGACTGGCTTGACGGCTACCTGGCCCGCCGGCTGGAGCAGAGCACGCCTTTTGGTGCCTTTCTGGATCCGGTGGCCGACAAGTTGATGGTGGCTGTGGCTTTGGTGTTGCTGGTGCAAGAGCATCACAACGTGTGGCTGACCTTGCCGGCGGCGGTGATTATTGGCCGTGAGATCGTCATCTCCGCGTTGCGCGAGTGGATGGCGGAGCTGGGGGCACGGGCCCAGGTAGCGGTCTCGAACATGGGCAAATGGAAAACCGCAGCGCAAATGCTCGCTCTGGTCATACTGCTGGCCAATCCGTCGGACTTCAGCTTCTGGGTATTGGTAGGGTACGGGTTGCTGTTGGTAGCTGCCGGCTTGACCCTGTGGTCGATGCTCCAGTATTTGCGGGCTGCCTGGCCGCATCTGAAGACCACCTCGGTAAAATAA
- a CDS encoding peptidylprolyl isomerase produces the protein MAKATARHILVATEDKCNELKAQIEGGADFAEVAKANSSCPSSRQGGDLGSFGPGQMVKEFDTVVFSAPINVVQGPVKTQFGYHLLEVTSRQD, from the coding sequence ATGGCCAAAGCCACTGCCCGTCATATCCTGGTTGCCACCGAAGACAAGTGCAACGAACTGAAAGCCCAAATCGAAGGCGGCGCTGATTTCGCCGAAGTTGCCAAGGCCAATTCTTCTTGCCCGTCCAGCCGTCAGGGCGGCGATCTGGGCTCTTTCGGCCCGGGCCAAATGGTTAAAGAATTCGACACTGTCGTGTTCAGCGCGCCAATCAACGTGGTGCAAGGCCCGGTTAAAACCCAGTTTGGCTACCACCTGCTGGAAGTCACCAGCCGCCAGGACTGA